In Rhodoferax koreense, a genomic segment contains:
- a CDS encoding glucose-1-phosphate adenylyltransferase — MAHHTNVLSFVMAGGEGSRLRPLTANNCKPAVPFGSGHRIVDFVLSNLVNSNVLANYLLVQYKSQSLEAHVQRVWQAGGQVPKRCVTVVPPRSGQVFQGTADAVYQNIDLIRRHKPDVVAVFGADHIYRMDVQQMIDFHQRSGADATVAALPVRLDECHQFGIVETDGEQRITDFREKPKTSSPMPGSTSHALASMGNYIFNADVLLAALERAAGTGATDFGKDILPAMVRTHHLAAYDFTTNEIPGVAGFEELGYWRDVGTIDAYFEAHLDTLGAQPRFSMANPHWPIHGADPTAAETAQCHAMQSVVGTGCSLADGASLERSVLRSGVVVERGAQLERCIVMDRARIGSGARLRGVIVDQDNEVPANECIGFDAERDRQRFQVTDSGVVVVPAGFFAPRPVVVQPARNLLPSLPFLRPKRGTAGEGVGGLGMAV; from the coding sequence ATGGCCCACCACACCAATGTCCTGTCTTTTGTCATGGCGGGGGGCGAAGGCTCCCGCCTGCGTCCGTTGACCGCGAACAACTGCAAGCCGGCCGTCCCCTTCGGCAGCGGCCATCGCATCGTGGACTTCGTGTTGTCCAACCTCGTGAATTCCAACGTTCTGGCCAATTACCTGCTGGTCCAGTACAAATCGCAGTCGCTGGAGGCGCATGTACAGCGCGTGTGGCAAGCCGGCGGGCAGGTGCCCAAACGTTGCGTCACGGTGGTTCCGCCGCGCTCGGGCCAGGTGTTCCAGGGCACGGCCGATGCGGTCTACCAGAACATCGACCTGATCCGCCGCCACAAGCCTGACGTCGTCGCGGTGTTCGGTGCCGACCACATCTACCGCATGGACGTGCAGCAGATGATCGATTTCCACCAACGCAGCGGCGCCGACGCGACCGTCGCCGCCCTGCCCGTGCGGCTGGACGAATGCCACCAGTTCGGCATCGTCGAGACCGACGGCGAACAACGCATCACCGACTTCAGGGAAAAGCCGAAGACCTCCTCGCCGATGCCCGGCAGCACCAGCCATGCGCTCGCGTCGATGGGCAACTACATCTTCAATGCCGACGTGCTGCTCGCCGCGCTGGAGCGCGCCGCCGGCACCGGCGCCACGGATTTCGGCAAGGACATCCTGCCAGCCATGGTGAGGACCCACCACCTCGCCGCCTACGACTTCACGACCAACGAAATCCCCGGTGTCGCGGGCTTCGAAGAGCTTGGCTACTGGCGCGACGTCGGCACGATCGACGCCTATTTCGAGGCCCACCTCGACACCCTGGGCGCGCAGCCACGCTTCAGCATGGCCAATCCGCACTGGCCCATCCATGGTGCGGACCCGACCGCGGCGGAAACGGCGCAGTGCCACGCGATGCAATCGGTGGTCGGCACAGGCTGCAGCCTCGCAGATGGCGCGAGCCTGGAGCGCAGCGTGCTGCGCAGCGGCGTGGTGGTAGAGCGCGGCGCGCAGCTGGAGCGCTGCATCGTCATGGACCGTGCGCGCATCGGCAGCGGAGCGCGGTTGCGCGGCGTGATCGTGGACCAGGACAACGAAGTGCCGGCCAACGAATGCATCGGCTTCGATGCGGAACGTGACCGGCAACGCTTCCAGGTCACCGACAGCGGCGTGGTGGTGGTACCGGCGGGCTTCTTCGCGCCGCGGCCCGTGGTGGTCCAGCCGGCCCGCAACCTCCTGCCTTCCCTGCCCTTCCTGCGGCCCAAGCGCGGCACGGCGGGTGAAGGTGTCGGCGGCCTGGGCATGGCCGTCTGA